The genomic stretch CTCCTCGGCTTCTCTACCTTCTGTTTCTCCAGCTGGGCTTGGTATTTTCGAACTTTAGTTATTTGGTTGGCTTTGGCCTCCATCCTCCCCACCAACGCCTCTAGTTCACACTCTAAGTTGTCTTTCAGTTCAACAGTTGGGGATTCTTGGATAAGTTTCGCAAGCTGCTGGTGATCAAAGCTCATTTGCCCAAATTCATCTTGTAAAGTCTGTAAGACTTCTGATAACTCTTCATTAATGCTGTTGGAGGAGGAAGGCGTTACTGACAACTTCTTACTTTTACCACTTCGTGAAGAACCTTGCTTTGTCAAAGGAACATTGTTGACCACTCGATCATTGCACAGGGCTTTACTGTGTTGCTTCATTAGATGCAAGACATGCTGAACATTGGCTACCACAGCATGGCTAGGACTGGTGGACTTTCCAGCTACAAAAGGCATATCCCCCAAGCATAATCTATAATGTGGTTGTGCAGCAAAATAGTTCCTAGAACCTTTCTTTTCTGGTggttttgacttcttttttttaactcttcttgcATTGGGAACACATGGAGTTGTCTTATCTTCAAAGATAATTCTATTTGTTTCTAGACCAGTCTGCAACTGGGCTGCCTTAGCTTGCATACGTTTCCTTTCCTGTTCTTCTTCATGGAGTTTTGCTTCCaactcttgcatttttttttctgccagagCCTGCATTGTGGTAAGTTTGTTATACTCCTGTTCCAGAAGATCCAACTTTTCAAGCTGGCTCTGCACATGTGTTTGATCATGTTGTCGTTCTCTTTCGAGGGAAACCTGTTTTTCTAAGACAGATGTCCTTTCCATTTCTGCATGCTTTATCATATTGCGCATGTATTCCAACTGTTTTTCTAAAAGATTACACTTACTTTCTGCAGCTAACAACTGAGAGGTCAGTTCTTGATTGTGCTTTGACTCCTCATTCTTTGAATTCTCTCTTTCTTGTATCTGTTCATCCAATACTTTCTTATATTCAATTGTTTCTCTAGACAAGGTTTTCACACTTTCTTCTGCCTGAATCCTTTCAAGTTCTAAGCGTCGAATCTTATCTTGAAGATTCTTCAGAGCAGAAAATATAGCTCTGCTGTTACTTTCCGGATAGGCAAATGTAGGCTTATTTGGGGAGCGTCGTAGATCACTATTAAGGAAAGGCTTATCAGGTGGATATACTACATATGGAGATGAGGAATGGCGAACCATACTTCCATTAGACCTTGAGGGTTCGACTAAGATGTTCGAGATCTGAGAACCAGAAGTCGCGGAGACCGATGCCGCcatcttcctgcctccccagaGGACCTGCGCAGCCCTGGGGGGGTCCGGGCTCTCGAGCTCCTCCTCAAGATTCGAGAGCCGCCCACCAGGGGCGACCCTAAGCCGAACCCCTGATGGAAAGGGGTTGGGGTATTGGTGCGGGGTCTAGAAACCCCTGCACACACCCCCACAGGGGCGCCCACGCtatgattgtatttttttaagtctttatcttTTGAGCCCAAAATGAACCCAAATacttaaaagtgaaataatatgatgCCTAGAATatgctttaaaatactccagcaaaaaaataattaattaaaataaaataaaatactccagcaaaatattaataagagAGAGGGCTATATAGAACAATAATAACAGGGTGTTGATTATTAttgaactgggtgatgggtacatggggattcattatactattctttttcctttctatatgtttgaaaatttccacaGTAAAAGGCTTAAAAATGCATAGTTTGGAATGACCTCCAAGATATATTAAGACAAAAGTAAGATTCAGAACATGTGGATGGTATGCTATcatttgaataagaaaaaaaataaaaagaaagtctaGGAATACTTGTTTGTGTATACAAAGAATATCTTTGATAAGATGTGCAAGAAACTGATAACTTAATTGTTTCCTAGAAAAAGAAACTGTATGGCTTGGTAGTAAGAGtgagaggaaaatatttaatttgtatatcCTCTTAAACCTTTTGAAACTTtgcaacacccaaagaacaaagaatccaatcaagaaatgggcagaggggacgcctgggtggctcagtcagttaagcggctgccttcagcccgggtcatgatcccagggtcctgggatcgagtcccacatcaggctccttgctcagcagggagcctccttctccctctctctccttctgcttgcgctctctgtcaaataaataaaatctttaaaaaaaaaaaaaaagaaatgggcagaggacatgaacagacatttctccagagaagacatataaatggccaacggacacatgaaaaaatgctcaacatcactcggcatcagggaaatacaaatcaaaaccacaatgagataccaccacacacctgtcagaatggctaaaattaacaagacaggaaacaacagatgttggggaggatgtggagaaaggggaaccctcctacacggttggtgggaatgcaaactggtgcagccactctggaaaacagtgtggaggttcctcaagaagttaaaaatagagctaccctatgacccagcaattgcactactaggtatttaccccatagatacaaatgtagggatccgaaagggcacctgcaccccaatgtttatagcagcaatgtctacaatagccaaactatggaaagagcccagatgtccatcgacagatgaatgggtaaagaagacatggtatatatgtatatatatacacacaaaggaaTACCACTCATTTatcaaaatcaaatgaaatcttgccatttgcaatgacgtggatggaactagagggtattatgctaagcgaaataagtcaatcagagaaagacaattatcatatgatctcactcatatgtggaatttaagaaacaaaacaggatcacagggaagggagggaaaaataaagcaagatgaaatcagagagggcgacaaaccataaaagacttaactataggaaacaaactgagggttgcaggaggggagggggtggggggatggggtatctgggtgatggacattaaggagtgtatgtgatgtaatgagcactgggtattatataagattgatgaatctCTGAACtccactcctgaaaccagtaatacactatatgttaattaagtgaatttaaattataaaaaaaagagtcagctgcttaaccaactgagccacccaggggcccctgaaaactgagtttaaaaaaagaaatccagggcgcctgggtggctcagttggttaagcgactgccttcggctcaggtcatgatcctggagtccctggatcgagtcccgcatcgggctccctgctcggcagggagcctgcttctccctctgaccctcccccctctcatgtgctctctgtctctctcattctctctgtctcagataaataaataaaatctttaaaaaaaaaaaaagaaagaaatccaattatggggcgcctggctgacttagtaagtagagcatacaactcttgatctcaggttcgtgagttcaagcccacactgggcgtgaagcctacttaaaaaaaatccaggggcacttgggtggctcagttagttgggcatctgccttcagcacgggttgtgatcccagggtcctgggatccagccctgtgtcaggctcactgcttggcagggagcctgcttctccctctccctctccctctgcccttccccccctccccctggctcatgctcacgctctctttctctcaaataaaagaatagaatcttaaaaaaaaaatgaaaaattggggcgcctgggtggctcagttggttaagcaactgccttcggctcaggtcatgatcctggagtcccgggatcgagtgccgcatcaggctccctgctcagcgaggagcctgcttctccctctgaccctcccccctctcatgtactctctctcattctcgctctctcaaataaataaataaaatctttaaaaaaaaagaaaaataaaaaatccaattatatattatttataggAGGCAGACCTAAAACAAAATGAcacagaaatgttgaaaataaagggataaggggtgcctgggtggctcacagtcattaaacgtctgccttcggcttaggtcatgatcccagggtcctgggatcgagccccgcatcgggctccctgctcagccaggagcctgcttctccctctcccactcccctgctcgtgttcccttctagctgtctctctctctgtcaaataaataaataaaatcttaaaaaaaaaaagaaaagaaagggataaAAACTCATCAggcaaatatgatttttaaaaaagcagagatGGAAGGGTGCTTGACTCAGTCggaagactcttaatctcagggtcctgagttcaaaccccacgttgggtgtagagattaataaataaaataaataaacttaaaaaaaagcagatatGGCAATATTAATATCGGATAAAGTAGAATTCAAGACAAAGGGGGTTAAGCGGTACAAGAAAGGTACCATTTGTTTAAACTGGCAAAAGGGCACAATTGACCAACAAGGAAGATACAGCTGTCATTGAACTTCTCATACAGGACAAGATAGTAGtgaaacataaagcaaaaactatttAGAAATACAAGACAATGATAAAGACAAGATCACGGCCAGAGGCAGACATTACTCAGACTGACAGATACAAAGAGCCAAACTAGGTAAGGATATAGAAGATCTGAATACTACAAATAACTTGTTGGATTTAAAAGATTTGTGTTAAAATTAGCACCCCAAAATAGACTACACATTCTTTCAAAGGCTGTAAAACTCTTACAAAATTGATCATGTACTAGGCTACaagaaaaatagtaacaaattCCAAGGAGTAAAATAATACCAGCCAGATGTCATGGGAGATGGTAGAGCAATAAGCTCTAGGAATCCATCCATCCTCCTAAACAATTATTGAATTGGCAGGAACCATCTGAAGTAACAATTTTGGAACTATGGACTCTAGGTAAATACTTGCAGAGTCCAGGGGAGAGCTTGATAAAGAGGCTTATAAGTTTTGGTAAATTTCTTGAAATGTTGGCCTTTTACCCAGTATTTGCCATCCCCCAGCACTGAGGCAGGTACATAAGGGGACAGTTCCTGGCGCAGCTTCCTGAAGCTTGAGTGGGCAACAAAGACATTGTCCTCCAAATATCAGGATTATGTGGTTTGATTGCTGATTGCTGTTTTTGAGGGCTGAGAGGTTGGCACAGAGGCTGACCATTGTTTCGATCCCCATGGGCTGAAGCAGCTTACAGGGGATTTAAAGAAATGGTACttgggtttttggggggtttttgctTTTCCCCC from Neomonachus schauinslandi chromosome X, ASM220157v2, whole genome shotgun sequence encodes the following:
- the LOC110572213 gene encoding centrosomal protein of 57 kDa, with translation MAASVSATSGSQISNILVEPSRSNGSMVRHSSSPYVVYPPDKPFLNSDLRRSPNKPTFAYPESNSRAIFSALKNLQDKIRRLELERIQAEESVKTLSRETIEYKKVLDEQIQERENSKNEESKHNQELTSQLLAAESKCNLLEKQLEYMRNMIKHAEMERTSVLEKQVSLERERQHDQTHVQSQLEKLDLLEQEYNKLTTMQALAEKKMQELEAKLHEEEQERKRMQAKAAQLQTGLETNRIIFEDKTTPCVPNARRVKKKKSKPPEKKAGKSTSPSHAVVANVQHVLHLMKQHSKALCNDRVVNNVPLTKQGSSRSGKSKKLSVTPSSSNSINEELSEVLQTLQDEFGQMSFDHQQLAKLIQESPTVELKDNLECELEALVGRMEAKANQITKVRKYQAQLEKQKVEKPRRDLRTTRKTLDEEGNSSSRSSGITGTTNKKDIAKPRPGEKSRKNLQLLKDMQTIQSSLQSNSLCWDY